The genome window GCTTGCGAAACGCAAGTTGCGTAATGAACTCAAAACTGCCCCAAAATCATCTAGCACTAGATTCTTGGCTTCTTTCATGTGTCCGTTTTTGACCTATTTTTCCTAATCCCACAGAGAATTTTTAGAGCAACAGCTCTAACGTATCCCCCTGTGTCCATCAGTGAGTCAGAAGATTATCTACTGAGTGATCTTTTGCCTTAGATAGTGTCACGTCAGTTAACGAACATTAAAATAGTTTCCCTCCATCTATCTAATAATCAATGTCTCCAATAGAATTTTTGTCCCAATAGTATCTTTACGTGTCCTTTAAGCCACTTATGCTTATACCATTTATTACATAAAATAACTCCATTGAAGCAACATTAAACTAATATGGAGCACCATTATGAAAATTACACAAATCCGCAATGCGACACAAATTATCGACTATGCAGGGAAAAAATTCCTCATTGATCCGATGTTAGCGCCAAAGGGGACTTACCCAGGTTTTGAAGGCACGGCTAATTATCATATAAATTATCCTACCGTAGAGTTACCACAATCGATTGAAAGTATTATTAACGTCGATGCAGTTCTATTGACTCATACACATGGAGATCATTGGGATGAAGTTGCTGCTAAGGTTATTCCTAAAGATAAGTTGATTTTTGTACAAGACCAAAGTGATGAAGAATTTGTTCGTAAGCAAGGCTTTACCAATGTACAAATCTTTTCTGAAGAAACGGATTATCATGGTATTTCTTTAATACCAACGGCTTGCCAACACGGCTCTGATGCGTTGTTTCAAAATGAGCAGATGGCAGAAATGCTAGGTGAAGTGAACGGAGTTATCTTCTCACATGCCGATGAAGAAAAGTTGTATGTAGCAGGCGATACCATTTGGACTAAAGATGTTGAAGATACCATGGAAAAAGAGCAACCTGGAGTTGTTATTCTCAATACCGGTTGGGCGCATGTTCTTGGATTTGGCCCAATTATTATGGGTAAAGAAGACGTATTAAAAACACACCAAGTATTGCCTGAAGCTAAAATTGTCGCGACACATATGGGCGCCGTTAATCATGCATTGGTTACCGCTGAAGAGATGCGTGTTTATGTAGCTGCAAATATGCTCGGTGACTTTGTTCTTGTTCCTGAAGATGGCGAAATGGTATCACTTTAATTTTCTAGGCGGATTTAGATAATGAATATTGAAACAACTCAAGAGTTAGTAAAGTCTTTCTATCAGGCTATTGAAGATAATGATTACGATGCTGTAGCTGCAATGTGTCATAAGGAATTCCGGTTCTATTCTCAAGTCGATACACCATTAGACGTTAATGGTTTTCTCGCTCAAGAGAAAGGTAATATGGATGGCTTTCCAGGTTTTACTTTTCGCATTCATGACATCTTCGCTCATGATGATAAAGTCGCTTGTTATATGATATTTGAAGGCGTTCAATCAGCGCAGATGCATGATGTACTACCAACCAATAAAAAAGTCCGTTTTTCTTTAATGATGCTGTTAACTATTAAAGATAATAAAATCATCGAAAAACGTGCCCATTTCAATATGGCTGATATGATGAAGCAATTGCAAAGCTAGGGTTATTGATGCGTAAACAGAGTAAGACGCAGTGTTTTGCTCTGTTTTATTATGGAGACTTTGTATGTCTATTATTACCAACCACTCTCCGCCATCGGTGGCTGTTGTGGTCTTTAATCGATTCAGCCCATTTCATTTATCTGTGCCAACTCTTGTCTTTGGTCACGATACCCTCGGAGAAACATTTTTCGACATTAAATTTGTCGCAGGAGAAGAGGGGCATATCTTATCGGATATGGGCATGGAGATTCATACAGATGCCCAATTAGATGCTTTGGAGCATTGCGATGTTATTCTCGTACCTTATTGGCGAACCATTGATGCAAGGCCTAATGACAACTTGGTCGATGCGCTTCGTCGAGCTCATGCCCGAGGTGCATTGGTTGTCGGTTTATGTCTTGGCGGATATGTGCTTGCTTACGCAGGATTATTAGCAGGTAAAAGGGCATCGACGCATTGGGAATTAGAGCAAGATTTTAGTCAACGTTTTCCTGAAGTTACTCTTGATATTAATGCGTTGTATGTTGAAGATAAAGGCGTGATCACTTCCGCGGGTACTGCTGCTGGAATCGATTGTTGCCTTTATATTTTCCGTAAATATTACGGTAGCTCAGTGGTAAATCGTTTGGCTCGAAGAATGGTAGTATCACCTTATCGTGATGGTGGTCAGGCTCAATTTATTGACCAACCAATACCGGTAACTACATCAGATTCTCGTATCAATATGCTAATGGATAAAATCAGGCATGATATTAATCAAAAATATACGTTAGATGAGTTAGCCGATTCGGTAATGATGACCCGCCGTACTTTTACAAGAAAGTTTAATAAGGCCACGGGAATGTCATTTGGAGAGTGGTTGACAACAGAGCGACTAAACTTGGCGCAAGATCTACTTGAATCTACAGACTTGTCGATTGATCAAATTGTCGCAAAAACGGGGTTTAGCTCAGTTCTAATTTTTAGAGATAAATTTAAAGAACGTTACGAAGTGACACCAAATCGATGGCGAAAAACTTTTCATTGATGATATTTGATTGTGTAGTGAATAAGGGAATTGGGCCAGTCACATGTAGGCTGGTCATATGGTTGTAATACTAGAAGTAATTCGAAGAGTATAAATGCCGCTATGGTTTGAAACTCATTTCTGTATTGAATAGCCGCATAAAGCTATTTAGGGTTGTATTTATGTAGAAGGGAGTAGAGCCCTTGAAAAGCTTAAATTATCACAACACTATTAATCACGTTTACTGATTCAAACTTTGCATTATTTATCTTTATTTGATATAAAAAAATCGTAACACTTCACCCGCGAAGCCTTGACAATAAATGTGTGTGACATAGTTAACTTGATCCCACATTCGACTTGAATGATCTTTTTCAGGTGGCAATCTGGAGGTATGAATAAGAAAACATTACCTCCACCGCCAGATTTCGATTCGCCTGAAGAGGCGAAAGATATCATCCACTTTCTATGGAATAAATTGGCAGAACTTGAAGATCGGCTTAATCAAAATAGCCGAAACTCATCTGTGCCCCCATCCCAACAAGCTTTGCATAACAAAGCTAAGAACACTTCGCCAAACAGGAAAAAATCTGGAAAAAAGCCAGGTGCTCAACCAAGTCATAAAGGCCATCGCCGACTACTTCATCCTATTGAAGACAGTGCCTCGGTTGAGCAATATTTGCCAAACAAGACATGCCGTTGCGGTGGCTGTGTCATTCCAAATCGAAAACCTTACAAACGTCATCAAGTTTTTGATTTACCCGATATATCTTACACTCTTACTGAACATCAAGCCTTTATGGGCGCGTGTGCATGGTGTGGCGAGAAACATAAGGCTCAGCTACCTGAGTACGTACCAAGATCTCAGATGGGCCCTAATTTACATAGCTTTATTGCGATTCAAGCTACGCAGCACCATCAAAGTATTGGAAAGTTACAGTCCATGCTGAAAGACGTTTTCCAACTTCACTTCTCAACAGGAGCGATATCAGCAGCGCAAGGTCGAGTCACCGCGTATCTTGCTGACACCCATACCGATATCCACAATAAAGTAAGAGCGTCTGACCTGATTATGGCAGATGAAACTTCTCATCAGCGCAATAATGACAAACGATGGATGTGGGCTGCGCTCAGTAAAGGTGCAGCCTTCTTTCAAGTAAACAGTGGTAGAAATCAACATGCAGCCAAGCGACTTCTTGGTGATGCTATCTCACATCTTTTAGTCACAGACCAATACTCCGCCTATAAGTATATCGATAAATCCAATCGACAACTCTGCTGGGCACATATCTTGAGAAACGTCATTGCAATCGAGGAGAGTATTTCACCTGAAAATCAAAAAATTGGCGGAAAGCTCGCATTGATCGCTCATAGCGTCTTCAGAAGCCATCATCGGTATACGGAAAACAAAATAACAGACACTCTGTATTATCGGCGACTCAGGCGGTTAAGGAAAAGTTGGCTCCACTGGCTCAAATTGGGCAGTTATCAATGTTCACAGCGATATCGTGGGCGTTGCCGCAACTTGATCGCCGATGATGTAATGGTGTGGCGATTTATGGACGATACCAATTGCCCACTGACAAATAATGCTGCAGAGCGAGTTTTACGCAACTATATCTTAATGCGAAAGTGTTGCTATGTGACCCGTTCCTATCGAGGCGATCTGTTCCGTGAGCGCATGTTCTCACTGATCGAGACAGCAAAATTGCAACAGATCTCTGCCTATAAGTGGCTTCGAAAAATCGTTGAATATCATATGCTCAAGATGCCGTATAAGACGCCGTCGTTCTTAGCATAAAAGGTCGTCAATAGCTTATGGCTGAATAGTTACAAAAAATCAATCAAAACATACAGAAAGCAAGGATCAAAGTAACCTAATTTAGAGCCTTGGAAAAAGAGGAAATAAAATGGAATTTATTATTGGGTTATTTGTAATTTATTTGATTTATAGATTATTTAAAGGTAACAGTAAACCTTCTGCACACAATCCTTCCTCAAAAAGAACTCCCCAACCTTTTTCTGAAAAAACAAAAGTACCTGAAAGTAGAACGACATCACCCAGTATGACTGTAGGATCTTCCAGTACAAGTGTATCTAGTAAGTCTAATCATGCTTATTTAGACGATGATGATGACTTCGCTACTTTTACTATTACTACAAGCTTTGGCCGAGAACCAGAAAAAACAACGAATAAACAAAAAGGTCGATGGATAAGTTTAGATGAACAACTTTCTGTCCATGGAAGACAGTTAACGAAAGGCTTTTTCTACTTTGGTGGAGTAATGAATTCACTAGATGGGTACGGTATAGAGCCATCTCTAGTGGATGATAAACGCCCGACTTCAAGTCCCTCGGTAGATTCAGAAATATACACTGATGAATCCTTAGGGTACTGGCCAACTTACGCATCCTTATCTAAAGGCTGTAGAGGCGCTTACCTAGATTGGCTCGCCTCTGATCGCTCAAACCCCAATGCTCCAATTGGTTATGTCTTCATCTATTTCTACGGATTTGAGAGAAGAGTTATCGAAAACAAATCCAATAATCAAATATCTGATGAAGAGTACATAGCAATCTTTGAAGAAGTATTGCGCCTCAATAGCGTTTATAACGCAAATCGTTCGTTCAGAGGATACTCTGCTAATTTCCTCGAACTAATAGCACTTCAAAGACCCGCCTTATTTGAAGATAGACTGTCAGACATACCAGAAACTAATAATGCATTGTCATTCAAAGTTAAACTTGCAACAACTATAGCCAATGGAAACCCTGTAACAGCTCCCTTAGCTTTAGAGTGGCTAAAAAATACATTCGAATATTCCCTAAAAACTCCCGCCCGTAGATGTGAAGAAGAGTTTAGCCAGCTTTTCCAAGTTAGGTTTTTTGAAAAGTTTGGCGAAGGAATTTCCGTAAAATCCAATAAAACTAAACTGCGGCTGTCATACCATGCGGCAAGTAATGGTGTGCATGGGGTTGATTTGGAGTTGGGTGACTTACCTGATCCAAGTATTCTCAAAAGCCCAATTAAAAAGCTCATTCCTATTGCCGAACAATGTACAGAAGAGTTGAGCAGCTATAGCCGTTACTTAGGAAAAGCTGATACCTCAAAGGGTGATATTGCAGCGTTGATGTTATTACCTAAAGAACTGGTAAACGAAGCAAATTCACCAGTTATAGGAACATTTAAGTCTTGGGCAAATCAGATAATTAGTTCAAATGATGGACTAACCACAGTCAAGGATTTCTGGACCCATACAGGTACACCTCTCCCTAAGGCGTTTAACAAAAAAGAAAATGAACTAGTCGCTAACTTGGCTGCTAAGGCTGAAATAGGTATTGCCCCAGACCAACGTTTTCACCATGCAAAATTGAAAATCGATGACAACATTGTGCTCTTCTCTCCGGGCCATGGAGAGTTTTTTGAGCCAAGCTCAGCATTTAACCAAGTAAGTTTAGCAATTAGATTAGGGGCAATGGTCGCAACGATAGATGGTAATGTAGATCATCATGAGAAAATCGCCTTACAAACGTTGATAAACCACGATGACAAACTCTCACCTTCTGAAAAGAACTCGTTAAATGCATATTTAACTTGGCGTCTAAATTCTCCTGTAAATAATGCCGGGTTGAAAGCTAGGATTGAAAAACTCGGCGTTTCACAGGTAGAATTATTGAAAAAATTCCTGCTTTCCATCGCTCTTGCTGATGGAAAAATCGATGCTTCTGAAATTAAGCAAATTGAAAAGTTATATACCTCGTTAGGCTTAGATAAATCACTCGTTACAAGTGACATTCATGCGTTTGCCTCCAGTAAACAACCTATCTCAGCCACATCTAAAGACGCTTCAATTGATAAAAGTGCCTTTCAGTTGGATGAAGGTATTCTAGCTATGCATGAAAGTGACACCATCGATGCGAAGAGTATGCTGGAGAGTATATTTTCCGTTGATGAAGAAGCTGAACTGGAAGTGAGCCCAACCGCTGATGTCAATGATGAAGGCTTAGATAGCCCTTACAACGAACTTTTTGAAACTTTGATAGCTAAAGAATCGTGGTCACGTAAAGAAGTTCATGAACTGTGCAGCAAACTAAACATAATGGTTGATGCCGCATTAGAAACTATTAATGACTGGGCTTATGACAAAGTCGATGCGCCAGTTCTAGATGACGATGGTGATATCTATGTCGATCTAGAAATCGTAGAAGAATTGAAGGGATAAATAATGGTTGCAAAAAGAATACGAGCGAAAGAAAGAGATGCAATTATCCAATCCCTGAAGTCAGGTGTCACTCCTAAGATTGGAATCCAGCATATCCAAGTAGGCCGAGTAAATGAATTAAAAGCTCTGATCCAAGACATTGATCGGATCTCTGATGGAGGTTCAGCTTTCAGGCTCATTATCGGCGATTATGGTTCTGGTAAAACATTCTTTTTAAGTGTTGTACGCGCTATTGCCCTAGAGAATAAGCTTGTAACTGTCAATGCAGACTTATCTCCTGATAGACGTATTCATGCATCGGCTGGTCAAGCTAGAAACCTTTACTCTGAGCTAATGCGTAACATGGCTACTCGCAACAAACCTGATGGTAATGCTTTAACCAGTGTAGTTGAAAAGTTCATCACAGAAGCAATGAAAGAAGCTGATACTTCAGGAAAAAGTATAAATTCAATTATCCATGAAAAATTAGCATCACTTTCTGAACTCGTTGGCGGTTATGATTTTGCTAAAGTTATTGAGGCTTATTGGATAGGTCATGAGAAAGATGATGAGATATTAAAAGCTAACGCCATAAAATGGTTACGAGCAGAGTATTCAACTAAAACCGATGCCCGAAATGAACTAGGAGTTCGAACAATTATTTCGGATACATCTTTTTATGATGCGCTGAAATTAATGAGTTTATTTGTCAGACAAGCTGGCTACCAAGGGTTTCTAGTTAACTTAGACGAGATGGTAAATCTGTATAAGTTGAACAACACCACAGCGAGAACTTCTAACTATGAACAAATACTCCGAATTCTAAACGATTGCTTGCAAGGAAGCGCTGAGTATTTGGGGTTCCTTCTCGGCGGAACCCCTGAGTTTCTACTAGATCCACGTAAAGGCTTGTATAGTTATGAAGCACTACAATCTAGATTGGCAGATAACAGCTTTGCTAAACAAGCGGGCGTGATTGATTATTCGTCACCAGCCCTACACCTCGCTAGCTTAACTCCTGAAGAGCTTTATATTTTGCTTAAAAACTTGCGCCATGTTTATGCTGAAGGTAACGAGGCGAAGTACTTGGTCCCAGACGAATCTCTCAAAGCATTTTTACAGCATTGCAGCCAAACTATAGGGGATGCTTATTTTCGAACGCCACGTAACACCATTAAAGCATTTTTAGACATGCTCGCGGTAATCGACCAAAACCCGCAAATTGCATGGCATAGTCTAATCTCATCAGTAGCAATTAATGAAGATAAGCCTTCCGATGTTGAACTCGAAATAGAGGACAATGAAGATGGGTTTGCTGACTTCAAACTATGATTGATGAACATGAAAAATTAGACCATCGGATTCAGCGCTGGATATTCAAACAAGGCTGGACTGGCTTACGAGAAATACAATGCCTTGCTATTGAACCGATATTGTCTGAAAAGACAGATGTGCTGATCAGCGCTTCAACCGCAGCAGGAAAGACAGAGGCATTTTTTTTGCCTGCTCTCAGCGCTATTGCACCTCAAGAAACGGGGGTAGGGATCCTTTACCTTAGCCCTCTAAAAGCTCTTATAAATGACCAAGATAGGCGCTTAGAAAGTCTGTCTGACCTGTTAGAAATATCGGTTACTCCCTGGCATGGTGATAGCTCACAGGGCCGAAAGAAGAAATTAAAAGCATCGCCGTCTGGTGTCGTGTTAATAACACCTGAGTCATTGGAATCATTACTCATTAGAGACACTGGCTGGATCAGAGCTGCATTCTCTAATTTGAAATATATCGTAATTGACGAGTTTCATGCCTTTATTGGTTCTGAGCGCGGCCATCACTTACTCTCTTTACTTCATCGACTTGAACACCTTCTTGGAAGACTAGAAACACCAATCCCTAGAGTAGCTTTGAGTGCAACTCTTGGTGAGTTAGAGAAAGTGCCTCTCTCACTTCGCCCTAATCGCTCTTTACCTTGCAAGATCATCAAAGATACACATTCGACATCCACCTTGAAGGTTCAGGTAAAGGGGTATGTAAACCCTGCTAACTTAGAAGTTGAGTCTTCCAGTGATGCCGAATATACGATCTGCCAAGATTTATTTAAATTTTGTCGAGGCGGAAATCACCTTGTGTTTGCAAATAGTAGGAGCCGTACAGAAAGCATTACGGCTACATTATCTGACTTCTGTGAAGAAAAAATTGTACCGAATGAATTTTTTCCTCACCATGGTTCGTTATCTAAAGAGCTTAGAGAAAGCTTAGAAAAGCGATTGCAGCAGGAGCATTATCCTACCACAGCGATTTGCACAATGACTCTTGAACTAGGCATTGATATCGGCAAGGTAAACTCAGTAGTTCAAGTAACAGCCCCCCACTCTATTTCAAGTTTACGTCAAAGAATGGGACGATCAGGAAGGCGAGGCGGAGCCTCAATATTGCGAATGCTCATCGCTGAAGCTGAATTGATAAAAGACTCTAGCGTCATCGACAAGCTGAGGCTGGAGCTTATTCAGTCTCTGGCCATGATCAGACTTCTTATCGGCAGTAAATGGTATGAACCAGCTGATACTTCACTTTATCACTTCTCAACACTCCTTCATCAAGTACTTGCGGTTACTGCACAATGGGGAGGAATTAGAGCAGAGCAATTATTTAGTTTGCTCTGTAAAGATGGCCCTTTTCAAAACGTTAATGTTGAAAACTTCAAAGCACTACTTGTCCACATGGGCAAAACGGAACTCATAACTCAGTTAGGAAGTGGTGAATTGGTGCTTGGCCTTTTGGGAGAAAAGCTGACAAGCCATTACTCGTTCTATGCTGTTTTTAAAACACCTGAAGAATTCCGGATTGTATGTGGAACCAAATCACTCGGAACGCTGCCTGTAGATTCATTAGTACTAGAAGGGCAGCATATTGTTTTCGGTGGAAAACGTTGGAAAGTAAACGACGTAGATAGTGAAAAAAAAGTTATTTATGTGGAGCATGCAAAAGGTGGTAAGCCACCTAAATTTGGTGGTACTGGCTTGAACATACATGATGTTGTCCGCCAAGAAATGTTCCAAATATTAAAAGATGGTGACTACAGAATTTCTATCGGAGATCAGAAAGTCGACTTCGCTGATTCAGCCGCACGAGAACTGTTTGGTGAAAGCGTACGATATTTCGAAGATGCAAAGCTCTCTAGAGAACCATTACTTCAAGATGGCAATACTACCTATATATTCACATGGCTTGGCGACAAAGTGGTAAATACAATTGTAGTCTTGCTAATCCAACATGGCTTTGAAGCTGGCGCATATGCAGGAGTCATAGAAGTAGAAAAAGCGTCATTAGAAAGTGTTCGCTTAACATTGCTCAAACTTGCTTCAACGGAACTCCCAACAGAAACAGAACTTGCACAACAAGTATTGGAAAAACGTATCGAGAAGTTCGATGAGTTCTTGCCGGAAAGCATTCTATCCATTGGGTATGGAGCAAAAGCTTTTGACCTAAGCTTGGCTGTTAAGTTTTTAAAGTTCCTTGATTAATAACTTAACTATCAGTCTGATCTTCCCCTGAATCTCTAGTCACTCTGTAGCATTACTAAAATTTGGTCAATATGATCGAACTAGATCGTTTGAGCAAGTTTGGTTGCAACTCGCAATGGGGTAAAAAGGTTGTTACGGTGGCCTACTTAGACTTGTGATCACCAAGCGATTCTGTCGTGCCAAATCCGTGTCATGAGACGAAGTATCAAGTTGTTAGTATCACTTGATACCCCTTGATTGTGCTCACTAAATAAAAAGCATTGAGTAATAAAGTTGCATACTAGAATTATTAGCCTTATGCTTGTTTTATAAGAAAAATGTGGTGATTTATATGGCAAGAAGCAAGTATGCACCCTCTGAAACGAAATACAAACGCTGGATAAAAGAAGGTCGTGGCAATGGCTGTGGCTCTGATTATCTGCCTTGGATAACGGTCCGCGACGTTCCATCGGATGGTCGCTCTCATCGTGTCTTTGGTCATAAAAGCCAGCGTACTCATCATTTGCTATCTGATTTAGAACTTGCCGTATTCTTAACCCTCGAATGGAACTCCCAAACAACTGATATTCGTGAGCAGTTTCCTCTTAGGCTCGAAGAAACACTTGATATTGCACTTGATAGTGGAATTAAACATCCAACTGAAACCGGTGTAAAAACGTACATGTCATCCGATTTTTTGGTTGATAGCTTGGATCTCCAACTCCCACAGTATGTCATTCAAGCTAAGTACTCTAATTTTCTCTCGGATCCGCGTGTTGTTGAAAAGCTTGAAATAGAGCGCTGCTACTGGTCATTGAAAAAAATCCCCTGGTTTTTGGTCACTGAAAAAGATGTCTCATCGACTTTGGTTCAGAATATTAGCTGGATATACCCGGCTGAGCAGGATGAGATTGATGATGAAGTCTTGTTAGACAGGACTACGTACTACAGTGACCTTTTTCAGCAAAATCCGAATAAAACGGTTACTGATATCTGTAAGTTGACTGACCGTATTTACAATCAACCTGATGGTTCTTCTATTTATGAAATCAGGCAATTATTGGCTAATCGCTGTTTCTACTTTGATATGTTGTCCCAACCATTCCATCTGCTAAAGGGTAAGGATTTCGTTGTTGAGGATATGGGGAACTTAATAGGAGCTCGTCATGTTTCGAATCAATGAGGTTTTAGAGTTCGAGAACGAGCGATTCCGGATTTTGAGTCGATTTGGAAGCAATTTAGTTTGGATATCGATTGATAATAAAAGCGCCTTCCCCAGCATTATTGACTTATATTCGCTGGAGTTGGCGATTCAAGATGAATCATTACACCGAGTCGAAGATCCCTATTCCTATTTGATTATGCTCTCGCCTGAAGATGGCAGTACAGATCAAGTAAAACGAGATCAAAACTATAAATTGATACGCCCTATCATCCATCTTGAAGAGTACTATCAGCCGAAACAACGAGCTAAAGCCATTGAACTGGTCATGGCTAATCACAAAACAACCAAACAAACATTGTATCGATTAATTCGCCAATACTGGCAACGAGGACAGATTGTTAACGCGCTTTTTCCTGATTACAAAAACTCCGGAGCAAAAGGCAAAAAACGAATCCCGGGAGTGATAAAATTAGGGAGACCCAGAAAGTATGATCCGGGCTCGGGTGTCAATGTTGACGAGTTCATCGAAAAGCTATTCAGAATTGCTATTCAGAAGTATTTGTTAACTGAAAAAGGATATTCATTTCCCTACGCGCACCGCCGTTTTAAAGATATGTATGAAACCTATTTTCCGGATGTGCCCGAGGCAGAAATCCCAACGAATTGGCAAATGAAGCACTTCTATCAGCGTGAATACACCCAGGTAGAAAAAATCAAAAGCCGGGCAAGTCAAAATGCCTATAACAAAGATATTCGACCTTTGACCGGAACGGCGACTATGCATGCATTAGGGCCAGGCTCCCGCTTTGAAATTGATGCGACTATCGCAGATATTTACGTGGTTTCCGACGTGAACCGAAGTTGGATTGTTGGGCGTCCGGTTGTTTACATCGTTATCGACGTATTTAGCCGCC of Vibrio zhugei contains these proteins:
- a CDS encoding MBL fold metallo-hydrolase — protein: MKITQIRNATQIIDYAGKKFLIDPMLAPKGTYPGFEGTANYHINYPTVELPQSIESIINVDAVLLTHTHGDHWDEVAAKVIPKDKLIFVQDQSDEEFVRKQGFTNVQIFSEETDYHGISLIPTACQHGSDALFQNEQMAEMLGEVNGVIFSHADEEKLYVAGDTIWTKDVEDTMEKEQPGVVILNTGWAHVLGFGPIIMGKEDVLKTHQVLPEAKIVATHMGAVNHALVTAEEMRVYVAANMLGDFVLVPEDGEMVSL
- a CDS encoding ester cyclase, yielding MNIETTQELVKSFYQAIEDNDYDAVAAMCHKEFRFYSQVDTPLDVNGFLAQEKGNMDGFPGFTFRIHDIFAHDDKVACYMIFEGVQSAQMHDVLPTNKKVRFSLMMLLTIKDNKIIEKRAHFNMADMMKQLQS
- a CDS encoding GlxA family transcriptional regulator, with translation MSIITNHSPPSVAVVVFNRFSPFHLSVPTLVFGHDTLGETFFDIKFVAGEEGHILSDMGMEIHTDAQLDALEHCDVILVPYWRTIDARPNDNLVDALRRAHARGALVVGLCLGGYVLAYAGLLAGKRASTHWELEQDFSQRFPEVTLDINALYVEDKGVITSAGTAAGIDCCLYIFRKYYGSSVVNRLARRMVVSPYRDGGQAQFIDQPIPVTTSDSRINMLMDKIRHDINQKYTLDELADSVMMTRRTFTRKFNKATGMSFGEWLTTERLNLAQDLLESTDLSIDQIVAKTGFSSVLIFRDKFKERYEVTPNRWRKTFH
- the tnpC gene encoding IS66 family transposase — translated: MNKKTLPPPPDFDSPEEAKDIIHFLWNKLAELEDRLNQNSRNSSVPPSQQALHNKAKNTSPNRKKSGKKPGAQPSHKGHRRLLHPIEDSASVEQYLPNKTCRCGGCVIPNRKPYKRHQVFDLPDISYTLTEHQAFMGACAWCGEKHKAQLPEYVPRSQMGPNLHSFIAIQATQHHQSIGKLQSMLKDVFQLHFSTGAISAAQGRVTAYLADTHTDIHNKVRASDLIMADETSHQRNNDKRWMWAALSKGAAFFQVNSGRNQHAAKRLLGDAISHLLVTDQYSAYKYIDKSNRQLCWAHILRNVIAIEESISPENQKIGGKLALIAHSVFRSHHRYTENKITDTLYYRRLRRLRKSWLHWLKLGSYQCSQRYRGRCRNLIADDVMVWRFMDDTNCPLTNNAAERVLRNYILMRKCCYVTRSYRGDLFRERMFSLIETAKLQQISAYKWLRKIVEYHMLKMPYKTPSFLA
- a CDS encoding TerB N-terminal domain-containing protein; translation: MEFIIGLFVIYLIYRLFKGNSKPSAHNPSSKRTPQPFSEKTKVPESRTTSPSMTVGSSSTSVSSKSNHAYLDDDDDFATFTITTSFGREPEKTTNKQKGRWISLDEQLSVHGRQLTKGFFYFGGVMNSLDGYGIEPSLVDDKRPTSSPSVDSEIYTDESLGYWPTYASLSKGCRGAYLDWLASDRSNPNAPIGYVFIYFYGFERRVIENKSNNQISDEEYIAIFEEVLRLNSVYNANRSFRGYSANFLELIALQRPALFEDRLSDIPETNNALSFKVKLATTIANGNPVTAPLALEWLKNTFEYSLKTPARRCEEEFSQLFQVRFFEKFGEGISVKSNKTKLRLSYHAASNGVHGVDLELGDLPDPSILKSPIKKLIPIAEQCTEELSSYSRYLGKADTSKGDIAALMLLPKELVNEANSPVIGTFKSWANQIISSNDGLTTVKDFWTHTGTPLPKAFNKKENELVANLAAKAEIGIAPDQRFHHAKLKIDDNIVLFSPGHGEFFEPSSAFNQVSLAIRLGAMVATIDGNVDHHEKIALQTLINHDDKLSPSEKNSLNAYLTWRLNSPVNNAGLKARIEKLGVSQVELLKKFLLSIALADGKIDASEIKQIEKLYTSLGLDKSLVTSDIHAFASSKQPISATSKDASIDKSAFQLDEGILAMHESDTIDAKSMLESIFSVDEEAELEVSPTADVNDEGLDSPYNELFETLIAKESWSRKEVHELCSKLNIMVDAALETINDWAYDKVDAPVLDDDGDIYVDLEIVEELKG
- a CDS encoding ATP-binding protein — protein: MVAKRIRAKERDAIIQSLKSGVTPKIGIQHIQVGRVNELKALIQDIDRISDGGSAFRLIIGDYGSGKTFFLSVVRAIALENKLVTVNADLSPDRRIHASAGQARNLYSELMRNMATRNKPDGNALTSVVEKFITEAMKEADTSGKSINSIIHEKLASLSELVGGYDFAKVIEAYWIGHEKDDEILKANAIKWLRAEYSTKTDARNELGVRTIISDTSFYDALKLMSLFVRQAGYQGFLVNLDEMVNLYKLNNTTARTSNYEQILRILNDCLQGSAEYLGFLLGGTPEFLLDPRKGLYSYEALQSRLADNSFAKQAGVIDYSSPALHLASLTPEELYILLKNLRHVYAEGNEAKYLVPDESLKAFLQHCSQTIGDAYFRTPRNTIKAFLDMLAVIDQNPQIAWHSLISSVAINEDKPSDVELEIEDNEDGFADFKL
- a CDS encoding DEAD/DEAH box helicase — its product is MIDEHEKLDHRIQRWIFKQGWTGLREIQCLAIEPILSEKTDVLISASTAAGKTEAFFLPALSAIAPQETGVGILYLSPLKALINDQDRRLESLSDLLEISVTPWHGDSSQGRKKKLKASPSGVVLITPESLESLLIRDTGWIRAAFSNLKYIVIDEFHAFIGSERGHHLLSLLHRLEHLLGRLETPIPRVALSATLGELEKVPLSLRPNRSLPCKIIKDTHSTSTLKVQVKGYVNPANLEVESSSDAEYTICQDLFKFCRGGNHLVFANSRSRTESITATLSDFCEEKIVPNEFFPHHGSLSKELRESLEKRLQQEHYPTTAICTMTLELGIDIGKVNSVVQVTAPHSISSLRQRMGRSGRRGGASILRMLIAEAELIKDSSVIDKLRLELIQSLAMIRLLIGSKWYEPADTSLYHFSTLLHQVLAVTAQWGGIRAEQLFSLLCKDGPFQNVNVENFKALLVHMGKTELITQLGSGELVLGLLGEKLTSHYSFYAVFKTPEEFRIVCGTKSLGTLPVDSLVLEGQHIVFGGKRWKVNDVDSEKKVIYVEHAKGGKPPKFGGTGLNIHDVVRQEMFQILKDGDYRISIGDQKVDFADSAARELFGESVRYFEDAKLSREPLLQDGNTTYIFTWLGDKVVNTIVVLLIQHGFEAGAYAGVIEVEKASLESVRLTLLKLASTELPTETELAQQVLEKRIEKFDEFLPESILSIGYGAKAFDLSLAVKFLKFLD